One Amaranthus tricolor cultivar Red isolate AtriRed21 chromosome 1, ASM2621246v1, whole genome shotgun sequence DNA window includes the following coding sequences:
- the LOC130808357 gene encoding uncharacterized protein LOC130808357, which translates to MGDNQSNAEMLKVIVDQLHVMHDGMNRHETRMDAIGETLLRVGGRVEELENSTTTHGESHFRNNQEDRSFKLDLPEFDGSSDPEVFYDWVRRLENIFEYKKYDDDKSCKMATLKLTKLAGLWYDNLKAKRRREGKEKIASWEKLKKKTEQRWVPREYVQDQYVKLTRLNQGKRNIDEYVREFEKLSLVCDIQEKEPLKIARFTKGLSKPISNKVDLLPYSTYDEVVKAARKVEAQNKEEKPKNAPRPPFRAFSSAGKVDSFPSPSKSTVPTNPSKTYGGKPDFKQDASKRTCYKCHDRGHIASECPKRNTLTIQEGEWGSEEEEEEEEYEEYGAEENDAPLCGVVRRLLHSEPLKDMQQRENLFHTRCKVQDKVFDVIVDGGSCTDVASTELVSKLKLPTRNHAKPYKLNWLDNDTGLKVKKQALLSFTIGNFYDERWCDVLPMSACHILLGRPWQFDRKAIHDGVSNVYTVTTKLGKKIRLLPLPPKVEPMVEKKPNFLMSRKEFEEECVIEGGGFLLIVKPIVDDVSHVANSIPLRNLLKEFADVFPDDLAKGLPPFRGIEHAIDLVPGASLPNKAAYRCNPEQAKELQRQVEELMEKGYVRESLSPCAVPALLVPKKEGTWRMCIDSRAINNITIKYRFPMPRLQDMLDELNDILVNSKTENEHLIHLRVLLQALREHKLYGKMEKCTFMCSSISFLGYIVSSEGVQVDPEKVKAISTWRVPKDVHEVRSFHGLASFYRVFIKNFSTLMAPLTELLTKGATFNLNKAQLPEMGS; encoded by the exons ATGGGTGATAATCAGTCCAATGCCGAAATGTTAAAAGTAATCGTGGATCAACTTCATGTAATGCACGATGGAATGAATAGGCATGAAACAAGGATGGATGCCATTGGAGAGACGTTGCTTAGAGTGGGTGGAAGGGTAGAGGAATTAGAGAATTCCACTACCACCCATGGCGAGTCCCATTTTCGTAACAATCAAGAAGATAGAAGTTTCAAACTAGACCTTCCTGAATTTGATGGTTCTAGTGATCCGGAGGTTTTTTATGATTGGGTACGAAGattagagaatatttttgagtataaaaagtatgatgatgataagagtTGTAAAATGGCTACTCTTAAATTGACAAAACTTGCTGGGCTTTGGTATGATAACCTCAAAgccaagagaaggagagaagggaaagaaaagatTGCATCTTGGGAAAAACTCAAGAAGAAAACGGAGCAACGTTGGGTCCCACGTGAATATGTGCAGGATCAATATGTCAAATTAACTCGCCTAAATCAAGGTAAGCGTAATATTGATGAATATGTACGTGAGTTTGAGAAACTTAGCTTGGTGTGTGACATACAAGAGAAGGAACCACTCAAAATTGCGCGTTTCACAAAGGGGCTTTCTAAACCAATCTCTAATAAGGTGGATCTTCTACCTTATTCCACTTATGATGAGGTTGTGAAGGCTGCTAGGAAGGTTGAAGCACAAAACAAAGAGGAGAAGCCGAAGAATGCTCCAAGACCCCCTTTTAGAGCGTTCTCTTCCGCGGGAAAAGTTGATTCTTTTCCTAGCCCTTCTAAATCAACTGTTCCTACTAACCCTTCGAAAACTTATGGAGGAAAACCAGATTTCaagcaagatgcatccaaaagaACTTGTTACAAGTGTCATGACagaggacatattgctagtgaatgtccaAAACGGAATACACTTACTATTCAAGAAGGAGAGTGGGGTtccgaagaagaggaagaggaggaggaaTATGAGGAATATGGTGCTGAAGAAAATGACGCTCCATTATGTGGTGTTGTGAGAAGACTTCTACATTCCGAACCTCTCAAAGATATGCAACAACGAGAGAACCtttttcatactagatgcaaggTTCAAGACAAGGTTTTTGATGTGATTGTTGATGGAGGATCATGCACGGATGTGGCCTCAACTGAACTTGTAAGTAAGCTTAAATTACCTACACGAAATCATGCTAAACCTTACAAGTTAAATTGGCTGGATAATGACACCGGTTTAAAGGTTAAGAAACAAGCACTACTTTCATTCACTATAGGAAATTTTTATGATGAACGTTGGTGTGATGTTTTACCTATGAGTGCGTGTCATATTTTGCTTGGtagaccatggcaatttgatAGAAAAGCTATTCATGATGGTGTTTCTAATGTCTATACGGTCACTACCAAATTAGGAAAGAAGATTAGGTTGTTACCTTTGCCCCCTAAGGTTGAACCTATGGTGGAAAAGAAACCAAACTTCCTTATGTCTAGGAAGGAGTTTGAGGAAGAATGCGTGATAGAAGGAGGAGGGTTTCTGCTTATTGTAAAGCccattgttgatgatgtttctcATGTGGCTAACTCTATTCCGTTGAGAAACTTGCTTAAAGAATTTGCAGATGTGTTTCCCGATGATTTGGCTAAAGGGTTGCCTCCATTTCGTGGTATTGAACATGCAATTGATTTGGTACCGGGAGCCTCATTACCAAACAAGGCAGCCTATAGATGCAATCCCGAGCAAGctaaggagttgcaaagacaagTTGAAGAACTCATGGAAAAGGGCTATGTGCGTGAAAGCCTTAGTCCATGTGCGGTGCCTGCCCTTTTGGTGCCAAAGAAAGAAGGAACTTGGaggatgtgtattgatagtcGTGCCATCAACAACATAACTATTAAATATAGATTTCCCATGCCAAGGCTACAagacatgcttgatgaattaa ATGATATTCTAGTAAATAGTAAAACTGAAAATGAGCATTTGATACATTTGAGAGTTTTACTTCAGGCATTGagagagcataaattgtatggaaaaatggaaaaatgtacTTTCATGTGTAGTAGTATTTCTTTCCTAGGCTACATTGTTTCAAGTGAAGGAGTACAGGTTGATCCCGAGAAGGTGAAAGCTATCTCAACATGGAGGGTACCCAAAGATGTTCATGAGGTTAGAAGTTTTCATGGACTAGCTTCATTTTAccgagtcttcatcaagaactTTTCCACTCTTATGGCGCCTTTAACGGAGCTGTTGACGAAAGGTGCAactttcaat ttgaataaggCACAATTGCCtgaaatgggaagttga